The sequence GTCAACCATCAATTGGTGCAAATATTTGCTTTCAAATGTGAAAGAGAGCAAAAGTGGTTGGAACAGAGACGATCCAAATTCTTTCTACAATGGTCCCGCTACTTTTCTTACCGTGAGttttcgttttcattatttttatgctttttatatttttttttacttctgtcaattttttttataactatGACTTTTTTCCTGTTTTTATCTCAGTTGCTGTATCTTGACCGGACCAAGTTTGATGTTCCGGTTGTTCGTGGACGTCCTATTTTCAAGAATTGGAAAGGAGCTATTTTCGTTCGTGCAAGGAAAGAGGCTTAACTTGGAGCATTTGATATTCTTGAACTTGCAGAAGAATTTGATCCTGAAGTAGATGGAGAGGGTTTTCTAAGAATTGAAGAAAACAAGGATGACATTGATTCAGTTGAggtattttttttcttcatgttttcataattttaacaattGTTTTCACTAATTTAATCTTAATGCAACTCTGATTTGATTTTTTGTGAATGACATGCTAATGGTTTAGACTCGTATGTTTTATCCTTTTAATCTAATGTTTGATTCTGctttgccaatcacatgtgattggccaatcacttgtgattctgcttttccaatcacatgtaattgtccaatcacttgtgattttgcTTCGCCATTCACATGTGAttgtccaatcacttgtgattttgcTTTGGCAATCACTTGTGATAGTGAtcgtccaatcacttgtgattgtacaatcacttgtgattgtgattttccaatcacttgtgattgtgattgtccaatcacttgtgattgcaTTCTAACCTTTTTCACCTTATATGCAGGAATTTTGTCGAGTCATTGATGAGAAGTTCGGATTGGTTGATGACTTGAAGAAGTTTTTGTCAAAGAAAATAGCTGAAGGTTTGGTCAAATATTCAAACGAGCAGACTTTGATATATTTTCAAATTAAAATGAAGGAAGTTTTTATAATTTTTGATGGTGATGAGATAAAGACGGATGATGATGATCATAAAATGGATAATTTGAAACAAAAGGCTGAGGATGTTGGATCAAAGAAATCAGCTGAGGAAGTTGAGAGTTAGGTATGCAGCAAAGATTTTAACACATTCTCTAAATCAGCATGCCAAGAAGATAATTCGAGATACAAAAGAATTCAACAAACTTCATCCGAAAAAAGACTATAGGAATGTTGTTGTGAACGCAAAAAAAATCAAGAGTCGAACGTGTTGTAAAATCAAAGGAGCCCTTAGAAAAATCGAAGTGAAGTGTTTTTGTGGAAAGAAAACAGTTTGTATTTTGTTGAGGTTACATTTTatgtctgtgacgatcgctccaaatccatatggacaatacgtcattcattgatttcattgcgaggtatttgacctctatatgatacgttttgtaaacattgcattcttttgaaaaggcacaccataaatgaatatttaaatcaaaggtttttaacatctgatgatttctacatatagacaatcactgtaaaaaatagtttacaatagtacttccgttgacagtacagtcaaaataagatacatggtgatgatttggtgaatgcaacgtttccttgaaaaatatgccatgtatgactccatgcacatagcttgtctaacatataagcaaacagcggaagacttctagaaacctgagaataaacatgcttcaagtgtcaacacaaaggttggtgagttcatagttttaatattacacataatccgtatatcaatgtggatttacaaaagttcagttgttttattcaaaacgtttatcaataggttttacataaaaggtggatcacaagatttcagttgtttcatccgaaacgtttatcaatcggttctacaaaattgagcaccctggtaactaaactttaatgcttatataatttgtaccctttgtataatcatcttaataatacacgcaaaccaacgtgtacgcttctcaaatagcatacgtccgttaaaaggctagtgctctagctcggacggggatatcaagccctatggatccatatataactactcgcgcccaccagttcttataaccggcagttactagttaccaaagctaagggattttcggtttaaactcagtgtagaatttagtatgtacttgtatccattgcgtttaaaataaagtgcatgtattctcagcccaaaaatatagattgcaaaagcaattaaaaagggagcaatgaaactcacgcatataaatattgtatatcggttaataaagcatttgcatgtattctcagcccaaaaatatatgtaaaaagggataaaatgaactcactgtttaatattgatatacaatattgcaggaaagcacgtagacgcatcggagatgataaacacgaggtttgattcacaaaaaaaaatacccccgaacattacccataacctccttggcaataacccataatttccttagctctagcttgctcgaaaactcattttgaaaaatacttggacagcactccgtcgtaatattttatgtacattattatttttgtatcgcaaaaataataacactaataataaaaataataagattaataataattttattattattaataataataataataataataataataataaaataaataaatacggagtaaaaataatatatatgtgtgtgtgatttatctggccaaaactcgagaatttatagcacttggcctgaaatctggagtcatgcgactcgcatggaaatggccttctggccatgcgactcgcatgaggaccagggacagctcacattgatttgtaatttagctcgtcgacataattaaatattaatataatatatataatttaaataattaattatatattatattaaattcacgtgcatagttgacttgtaatttttgttccgataagtcgtacgtcatcactcgacttatgtcccggttctggtttttcgaatgtcctttcgtacgctgagaaaacttgcattttacgtttcgtgacacgtacctttgtcaaaatatagccttaagttatccataaactataccactcatagtatatcttaaactttcgagtattttggtcatttacttctataaatcatcatctcgttatttgctaaaaatacattttaaaatagtgttttactgtagcaaagttactgtagcaaagtcaaattttactgtagcaattcactgtagcaaagtcaatttcactgtagcaaatagtgattttcgaaaacactgtagcattttgagtaatgtggcaatttgaaaacactgtagcaaattagtgtttaactggttcatcttaaacgctttagttaacttatctaaatatcaattgaatcaataaacgaatgttactatcgtttattatatatatgtatatatctttttaatatacataaatcagtttttaaatacacattggacgttatttataaataaattttaataataaatatttaaatttatcatatacattaaaatagatatttaaaccaataagtttaatgtacggtatcaaacaattaatacattgttaccttttcatgttatagtatatatgtatctttttacatataattgttcgcgaatcgtcgaaaacaaccgaaggtatttaaatatataaaagtaattcaaaaattttgagattcagttttacagactttgcttatcgtgtcggaatgttaatcatacaaagattaagtttaaatttagtcgaaatttctgggtcatcacaatgtCTTACCAAATATGTTATTTGTTACACGATATTTTTAACACATGTATGTTTTTGTTGAATGGTAGCTACTATGGTTGATGGTTTTTATTTGTTCATGGTCGATTATCTAATATGGGTTAATGGTTTTTATTTTGTTTGATGGTTGATCAGGTTTTTATTTGTTGAATGGTAAATGTTATAGTAGCTAGTATGGTAAATTTTAgtgaacaatcacatgtgattttgtcaatcacttgtgatttttATCAATCACTTGTGATTTCAATCGCTTATTTATTATCTACTATGGTTTATTGAACAACTACAGTTTTTTGCAAGCCAATCACTTGTGATGATACATTTACAATCACCTATGATTTAgcattccaatcacttgtgattatgcatTGCAATCACCATAATTTTTATTGCAACACCTCTTTATCACAATTTTATGAGAATAACAAACATAAAAAATGTAATGCAAAAATTTTCTGAGGTACAAGTGCTAATAAGTGAATCATATGTCATTTGCTTATCTTTGTAAATTACAtattcacttgtgattctgtatgcctaatcacttgtgattctgaatatcaatcacatgtgattgtacattaATAAACATAGAAATATAACATCAGAATTCATGTCATTAACATCAAAATAATTCTAACAAAATGATTCCAACAATTGTATGAAAATAACAAACATAATAAGATAACATCAGAATTCACAATTgtacgaaaataaaaaaaaaataaaaaatgtttgactaagtcaatagtAACATCAGATTTATGTAGTATCTTCAGTGTCCCGTTGTTCTTCTGTTTTTTGTTTTTTCTTACAAGTCCTGGAATTGTGATTCGGACCTCCACATTTACCGCAACGACTCTTTCTCTTTTTGCTTTCTGTTGTACCAGACTTTGAAACACCACATGTGATTCAATAAGAAAACAATCACATGTTATTGAATAACAAAACAATCACAAATAAATTGCATATAGCTATAGTCATTTACAACAAACAAATTGCATAAGTTATAATGATTGAGTAAGTTATTGCATAGTAAGTCACATGTGATTATCATTCATATCAAAGATTACTTGACAACAAAATACAGATCACATAATGTATTATcataaaactcaatcacatgtgattgactaaCTGAAAATTTACAACAGTTCGATTTCTATCTTCATTGTATTGATCATTATCACTTTATATCACAATAATGCATTATCATAAAACAATTACATGTGATTTTTACAAGAAATTACATGTGATTGACGAAGAAATTACTTAAAGTCACAGTAAACAATGTTTCATcaaaatctaatcacatgtgattgaagaagaAACAATACACATACCTTCAGCATTCTGGATTTCGTTTAGTTCTTCATCACTGATATTGATTTCTGGTTCCATTGCTTGAATTGAAGGTTAATATCAATTGATTTGAGAACGAATTCGTATATACTCCAATTTTGAGTAAACGACTTTTTACAAATCGAAGTTAGATACGGTTACAGAATCGTATAATCAGCAATTGGATTGAATTATCGGTGTTAACGAGTTGAAGATGACTGATTGTTCGTCGGAAAAACCTCAATCGTCATCGCCATGAGCTGTTTAGGGTTTTTGAAGGTTTTTTTCAATAGCGTTCATGATTTTGTTACGTACGATCATGTGTAATTGCAAAATGACGATAATACCCTGCctgtataatttggtggtttaatatGGTTCATTGATCAAAAATGATCCAAGGGATGAGAAGAGCTCCTTGGATCTCAACCTTTTTCTTGTTTTCTCTTGATTACAACTCTCGAGTTTTTAATACGAATGGTTTAGGGTTTAtgggttagggttttgagttttgggtttagtgagtaaacccaaaacactaaaccctaacccctaaacccagaATCCCAGAATTTTGTGTGATTATTAAAAGAGGGGTAAAATATGAAATTGATAGAATAGTTCCTTTTCAATTTAACAACTTGGACAGTGTACACATTAAAGTACACCGTTTGACGACTTATGTTTCACTTTTATATACCTTAAGGTTGTACCGTTTAACTGTTTACATATCGATGTGATTGATTTCCATACAAATGGTTGAAACCTGCTTTAAAGACTTCTATTTTCTTCTTTTATCTGTATTATTTCCAGCGTACTCATAACTTGTATTATGATGATGAATAAATATGTTTCAGAATGACAAGAAAAGGAAGCGAAAGATGCATGACGAGGACAAGAAGTCGAAGAATAACGAGGAGGAGGAGTAGGAGGAGGAAATAATAAGAAAATGATGATAAAAGTAGTCTAAGAGGTCAATAAATTTAGCATTTTGTTTTTATATGCCACTTATATTTGTTAATAATTTTGTGAACCACTtaaatttgtatatattaattCTATACTAAATCTATTTATCTACTTAAAACTCAAATAAAAAacgcaaaaaataaataaataaacatgtattactttttttattttttattttttttgaaaagcaagaataaCATTAATATCACAAATAGAGTACAGGATATAGATTTTGGCAACAAAAGAGCACCAAAACCAATCTGGGACATACAAGCTCAGACAGGAAAATACATACACGAAAAAATGGGTTGCAAAGGAAGCAACCCCAACACGATTTACAGACTttcaataacattatttatattacTGTCTTTTTTCAAATACACGAGTATATGTTTTATTTTACATTTTTCAACCGCTTATTTGTCCGATTTAGTGAAAAATGAACAAATTTTGAATTTTGGTGGTCTACAAAAACATTATCTAATATCGATGGCtatgaaaataaatataacatCACCCTTGTACTTTCTTTTATTAAAGATAGTTCACGTGATTTACAAACTCATTACAGATACTCCCTGGAGATAACGATTGTTAGTTTACCCGTGACATCACATGATGTCTTGTTTGATCATTTTACATATCAATACATTCATGATACCGTTTACACTTTACACTCCACGTAACCACATATATTTAATATTGGCCGTTTGAAAACGAAGAGTCTATTCATATTCGCCCTTTAAGCAATCTGCAAAACACATTGATCCAATCTCAATATACGAATCTATATATCAATCGAATGTCTAATAGGTTGTATACAATTTGTGATCAATTTGAAGAATCGGATGTTCAACAAATAGAGTATATGGTATGTGATCTTTCTTCTTAAGACTGAATCATATTATAATGACCAAATAGGACATTACTTAATGTCACTTAACCAGGTAAACTAACTATTGTTATCTTCAAGGACTATCTGTGATGAGTTTACAAATCATATAGACTATATTTGATgggaaaaaaaaaaagtaaaagaacTACTAGTGATTTTTGTGACAAACTACATGGACTATATTTGatgttgtgtcaaaaataaaataataaagtttGGTGGTGGTCTTGTGTTTAAACCCTATTTTAGAACCAGAAAAAGTATTtatttgatttaatatatatacatgagtaaTATGTTTATTTTTAAGTAAGTAAAACATTGTTACGAATATTTCAATAATCATAGATAGTACTCTGTACTCCCCGTCTAAAATATACAAGGTTTGGTATAGTTTTTGTCAAAATAATACTAGGTTatgtatagttttttttttaatcaaagtAAGTTTgaataaatttatttaataatttattaacCATAGATGGATAAAAGTAATAATGAGTATATATTTGAGatcttaatgtttttttttttttttttttttttgaaatgcaaTCAAATTATAGTATTAAAAAACCTAGCAAGATGCTAGGAAGTACAATAGACAAAACATGTAAACATGAAGCTAAAAATGACTCGATAATAGTTATTTAATAGTTCTTGTTGCAAgtaaacaattatattttaacttatataaATAATAAGGTGGATACTTTTTTGTAAAACCTTTCTTAGAATTTCCGAgacttaatattatattaattaattaaattaaagcaCAAATATTTccatattatctaatagacaaaagttatgaatagtaacaaaGGGTATTTTCgccttttcacttttttttttattttaactgaatttcattacaccaacaaaggcccccaccattttttcaaaaattcaaatcAACCCCCCAAATAGGGGTTAAAgtgtcaaataatcattttcataaaaatcttaaataaactccactcagacatttaacgggtcatatcttctcgctcgcaacgagttaaatttttccgacactatcgttaaactcgaaataattttaggaacacaatgtcactaactatacgcaaaacggacgctttttaaaaaacgctaaatatttggggtacttttcatacacgttgattttgcgttaaatttttaaaagtcgacaatctcatagtgaaacgcggagatgcacatatattgttaatttaaaataacatttaaatctttcacgggttataccttttagttcgactcgagttgcgcttcaacgacatcatcgttagccacgaaataattttacaaactaaacgcaataaaatacattgaataccaaacccccggcgcgaagcgaggattCGAAAACTAGTTAATGCTTATATATACAACCATTTAAGCAAACCTAACTGCATTCAAAGAATCAAATATGTTGTGTAATCAGAAAAGTGAAGGCAGTGGAAGAGTGAGTGCGGATGAGGGCTTGATGCGTGCCAATGGCTTCCTCCCATAAAGTGTTTGAGAACATATTGAGGGCGTAAGCGTCGAGAACCCTCTTAGTTAAAAGATGTTCATTCTTTTTCTTAACCTTCATTCCATAGCAGAAAAAAACCCCAAAACTTTATAGTCGTTGGACATAAAAGGATAATGCTAAGACTACCTATATCGGATTCAGGTGTTACCACGATAAAGGTCAATCTTTGTGCATGGCCTGCAACTACAAATCGGCTTCCCAAATCTTCTATTGGTATATCACCTCTATCACGACTTCTTGTCCCCTTTTGCGCTGGTCCTGATGAATGCATCGATCATATCATGTCCTAGTTTCATGCCGTGTTGTAAAATTAATCTGGAGTAGATGCTGAAGATCAAGTATTTTTGACATGGCTTTAATTTGTGTCTGCTACAATCTTTTGCGGCTCTTATGAAAAATCTCCCACCgtattaaaaaaaaatgaaactcTGAGCTTCACGGGCTCTAAACGCGCAATAAAGTGAAATGTAATGTAATATAAAAAAATACTCAGAAACATTCTTACATTAGGAACTTACTTTAAAGGAACCAACAGAAGATAAGAACAACAGTATAGGACCCCATGAACTTAAACGGAACCATAAGGTGTCACATCTAATTTtatgtttattatatgttttcaAATACGACTGAAATAAACTTGTGATTAACTAGCAGAATCTTTTTGTCCGTCGGTGTCCCTAAGTCCACTGCAACAGAAGAAATGTGGTAGCTTGACTCGCCCACAAGCCCTGCAAAAATATGTACAAGGTTCAAAGAATAAATATAGTACAATGTACTGTAAACTAGCAGTCTCAAAATGAACTCCCAAATTTTACTAAGTTCGAGTACAAAATCGAGCTAAAAATACGTAATGAGTCAAGATTGAGCATATAATAACTCAACCCAAAACCTTATCAAGCTTTTTAGCCTTGTGTAATTTATATGTAAAATCTAAGGCTGCAAACGAGTCTAAGCTTTTGTAAAGTTAGCTGAGCTTAAATTTAGTATTATCTACTACTACGTCATTCTATACTTCAAGATTATGTAGTGTACTCACCTAGTCTATTGCAAACAAAAGTGAAACAATAAAAGAAATAATAAGGTATAGATAGAAAAACCAATAACACAATATGTGAAAGTGTGAAACAAACAAAATTACAACAAATATCAAGAACACGACATCTTCTATATAATGCAATAATCAAATCCACAATATGCACAACCAAACGTTTACACCACAATAcggaaaaaaaaaacaaacaaataaAAAAGCCTTACTTGCAGCGAATGATCACCGGAATAGGTTTCAAAGCCTTCGGTCCGTTCCTTATCCCTCGTTTGTGAGGAGAAGTCTGCATAACCAACAAAATTTTACAACCTATCAAGTATCAATCCTTTCGGATATCACAGCGTTCGTACCATATAATGAAAACTATTAGCCACCACTCTGCAATTAGGATCATATTTCATACAATcatgttctagaattagggttcaaGTCATAGTGCAATGATGTAAATAGTTCAATCCATTCCAAATTGAATTATTGGAATCTACTGTTTCATGAAACCTAAAATTATATCAAAATTAATTTAGGCATAATTGAAAAGCAAATTAcagcaaaccctaaaccctaaaacagaTGAAAAAGCTCAAAACTTTAATATATCAAATTCACATTAATCCAATTTAACAATTGAATTATGTTTAGATCAAAATCGGTTGAATATAGATGTATGCGAAATATAGGGAAAATGAATAAATTAAAAAAAGAAATGAGACCTTTTTCTTAGGGACGGCCATGAGCTCCATAGATCCGATGCGGGGATAAAAACCCGACCCGAATTTATCATTGATAGTGCCTACGCTTATTCCGGATTCAGGCAAAACCAACGGTGGCGTTACGGCTGGTTGGAATATTATCGTACCGGACAACGACGGAGGCTGTGCGACGGCGTGATTCCACCTTGAAAAGGTTGAAATAAAGCAATTTTTGTTTTGGGCGGCGATGTTTTTTGCAGTTGCAATCCTCGATAACACCATTGTTGTCACTAGGAAGTTACTGTTTGTGCATATGCGTTTATAAACAAGTATACTGCATTCTCAGGGTTTTGTTTTTTTAAGTGGACACCAGATTATAACTCGCCGggttataaaaaaaaaacacaggGACTATTAATAGAATTTTAAAAAGCTAAGGACTACTAGTACAATTTTAAATAAACCACAGGGGCCATTGGTGTAATTAACTCTAATTTTAAGTcacgtttaaaaaaataaaataaacataatTTTTATAGAAAGATTTTGGATTGTGCTTTGCGTCAGTTTCATTTGAATATACGTTGTTTGGTCATTGTTTATAGTACCGAACGATATTTATGTACAAAATGTCTACGTATGTTTACGTAATTAATATTATCAGAATAAGTCCGCAAAATAGCTATGCGTATAGAGATAGCTTATGTTATCTAGTCTATCGTCTAATACTTATTACATACATACATAATGTTGTACATTTTCAATTTCTGAAACTAACGTTCTTTTTGCTAATTCGTTCTCTTCTCTATTTCTATCAAAACACATACTGACACCATGATGCATTATAGTTTTTTCTTTAATTCTCCCTAAGGAAAGCAAATATAACTAATGGTCCGCGGGTTGAGGTGAAACATTTTAACGTCTTCTACGTATGTTGAGCGAGTACTGAGAAAAAATTGCGAACAATAAGAAAAAAAATGGCAAGAGGACTCGGACCCATGTCTTTTACGTTACCAACTCATGAATTTATCAATTGCTTTAGTTATCTACTTGATTTAATTAGTTGAATTTGTTTAAAAAAACTTAACTCGCGGCGAAAAATTTGTACCCCTGAATAGTTGTAACTTCCCTTAAAAAACTTTGTTTCGACTATATAattagttgcgttttgttcgtGAAATTATTTCAATTTGAATGGTGATGATGGAGAAACCTAACTCGCGGCGGAAAAAAAACCACGTAAAAAAATTGGGTGAGTTTTATTTGTTGGATATTATATTAAATTGAAAAGTCATATTAGCCCTCCAAGTTATCCTTTACACCCCTGAATAGTTGTAACTTTGACCCCTGAAAAGTTACAACTTTTACCCTTTAAATTAACTTCACTTGACCCAAATTCTCCTCACAATAAACAACACTTAGGATATGATGAAACGACCAAATATTGAGTGTCTAATAGTATATAAGGAAAAAAATTGGGTGAGTTTTATTTGTTGGATATTATATTAAATTGAAAAGTTATATTAGCCCTCCAAGTTATCCTTTACACCCCTGAATAGTTGTAACTTTGACCCCTGAGAAGTTACAACTTTTACCCTTTAAATTAACTTCACTTGACCCAAATTCTTCTCACATTAAACAACACTTAGGATATGATGAAACGACCAAATATGCCTGAAAAGTTACAACTTTTATCTTTTAAATTAACTTCACTTGACCCAAATTCTCCTCATAATAAACAACACTTAGGATATGATGAGACGACCAAATATTGAGTGTCTAATAGTGATATGATGAGACGACCAAATATTGAGTGTCTAATAGTATATAAAAATATTGAGTGTCTAATAGTGATATGATGAGACGACCAAATATTGAGTGTCTAATAgtatataaggtaattaattaattattgaACTTTGTCATTTGTATCAAATTAATGATTAGCCCTTAGGCCTTTTAATTTTTATCAAATAATCTTCGTTGTTTGCAAAAGTTGTTAAGATAATTCTTATTATATTAAATCCGGTCATATGTATGATGTAAGGATGAATATTGAAAGAGATGAGTTTTGACTTTTAAGAGGAATATGCATGTTACACTAAAGTACCTTCAGGTGAGGGGCACATATTGCGATTTAACGGAATAAATCAGTGACTGTCGGTCGTAGGGACTATCTCGGAAACATTTGAAATCCAAGAGGACCATCTCCATAAAAAAAAGTCTAGGGACTATAATAACAATTTGGTAGAAACCACAAAGACTATCTAGTACAATTAAGTTGCAAATCTATAACAAAAACTAGAGTAAATAGTCCAAATTGTAACATAAGTTACCTAATTCACTTAATTCACAATATAGGTAATATCCTTTTTACATAAATTATCTAATTCACAATAAATGTACTATCAGTTGTATAGTCAGGGACCAACTACGCAAATGTGTAAACATTAAGAGCGTTCACATCAAAAAACTTTAATCCTATAGGTGTACTTTCGGACAAACTTTAGGGACCAATCATATATTTTTATCTAGTTTTTTCATAGAAACAATATTTATTTGTTGAAATTCTTTAAGAGCACGTGGTGTCGTAATA comes from Rutidosis leptorrhynchoides isolate AG116_Rl617_1_P2 chromosome 4, CSIRO_AGI_Rlap_v1, whole genome shotgun sequence and encodes:
- the LOC139844505 gene encoding uncharacterized protein, whose product is MVLSRIATAKNIAAQNKNCFISTFSRWNHAVAQPPSLSGTIIFQPAVTPPLVLPESGISVGTINDKFGSGFYPRIGSMELMAVPKKKTSPHKRGIRNGPKALKPIPVIIRCKACGRVKLPHFFCCSGLRDTDGQKDSAS